The following proteins come from a genomic window of Acetivibrio cellulolyticus CD2:
- a CDS encoding amidophosphoribosyltransferase → MGGLFGVASKNDCVTDLFFGTDYHSHLGTSRGGLTIWNGTGFSRSIHNIENTQFRTKFECELPGLSGNIGVGCISDNEAQPLSIFSHHGNYAITTVGRINNIKELVSKVFEKHYLHFSEMSKGEINPTEVVAALIDQESSIKDGIRKSQEAIDGSCSMLLLTSKGIYAARDLYGRTPLIIGEKDGAFCVASESCAFPNLGYKTKYELGPGEIVFLTPDGIEKISPPGNKMRVCSFLWVYYGYPSSSYEGMNVEIMRYRNGAALAQNDNVEVDLVAGVPDSGIAHAIGYSNESRVPFGRPFIKYTPTWARSFMPQDQEMRNLVARMKLIPIPELVQGKRVLFCDDSIVRGTQLRETAELLYNCNAKEVHMRSACPPLLYGCKYLNFSRSRSEMDLAARQAIVELEGSEPPSLDEYCDSSTEKHNCMVDCIRKRLNLTTLKYQTLEDMIDAIGLPEDKVCTYCWNGKE, encoded by the coding sequence GTGGGGGGTCTCTTTGGCGTTGCATCAAAAAATGATTGTGTAACGGATTTGTTCTTCGGTACTGACTACCATTCACATTTAGGGACAAGCCGTGGAGGTTTGACTATTTGGAATGGAACCGGATTTAGCAGGTCTATTCATAATATTGAAAATACTCAGTTCAGAACTAAATTTGAGTGCGAGCTTCCAGGTCTGTCAGGAAATATTGGAGTCGGCTGCATTAGCGATAATGAAGCACAGCCATTATCAATATTTTCACATCATGGTAACTATGCAATAACAACTGTTGGAAGGATCAATAATATAAAGGAACTAGTGAGTAAAGTTTTTGAAAAACACTATCTTCACTTTTCAGAAATGAGCAAGGGTGAAATAAATCCTACAGAAGTAGTTGCAGCCCTAATAGATCAGGAGAGTTCTATCAAAGATGGTATTAGAAAGTCCCAGGAGGCTATAGATGGCTCATGCTCAATGCTTCTGCTTACTTCCAAGGGCATTTATGCGGCAAGAGACCTTTATGGAAGAACGCCGTTAATTATAGGTGAAAAGGACGGAGCTTTTTGTGTAGCATCAGAGTCATGTGCTTTTCCTAATTTAGGATATAAAACCAAGTATGAACTTGGTCCAGGTGAAATTGTCTTCTTAACGCCTGATGGCATTGAAAAGATATCACCTCCCGGCAATAAAATGAGAGTGTGTTCATTTCTATGGGTTTACTACGGTTATCCTTCCTCTTCATACGAAGGAATGAATGTAGAAATAATGCGTTACCGTAATGGTGCTGCCCTAGCCCAAAACGACAATGTTGAAGTTGACCTTGTTGCAGGAGTTCCCGATTCCGGAATAGCCCATGCAATTGGCTATTCGAACGAGTCAAGGGTTCCATTCGGCAGGCCGTTTATAAAGTATACTCCTACATGGGCAAGGAGTTTCATGCCACAGGATCAGGAAATGCGTAATCTTGTTGCAAGGATGAAACTCATTCCAATTCCCGAACTCGTACAGGGAAAACGTGTACTGTTTTGTGACGATTCAATTGTTCGTGGTACACAGCTCCGTGAGACAGCTGAATTACTATATAATTGTAATGCAAAAGAAGTTCACATGCGTTCCGCCTGTCCTCCGCTTCTCTATGGGTGTAAATACCTGAACTTTTCAAGATCCCGTTCAGAAATGGACTTAGCAGCCCGCCAAGCCATTGTGGAATTAGAAGGCAGTGAACCACCTTCTCTTGATGAATACTGTGATTCATCAACCGAAAAGCACAACTGCATGGTTGACTGTATCCGCAAGCGTTTGAACCTCACAACACTAAAGTATCAAACCTTGGAAGATATGATTGATGCAATAGGATTGCCTGAAGATAAGGTTTGTACTTACTGCTGGAACGGTAAGGAATAA
- a CDS encoding DUF5050 domain-containing protein, whose amino-acid sequence MKKRFIIIAIGLLLFSTGCSTTSTKKDDSVLTPKPSISTGADKLSTPSPEENGLITASPEIINKKFDYKDVFKLIKLTKKEVEEILGTGFEEVATGPEGTMMGYNYEDIGINLAFYSFGDGEERVEFIYLFGDANVNGAKSGMNFSEIKSKLGDTSVKNTFVEIPENKAYELEYEIDNCILSFTSYQPDGENSSISIRENLNRHMTPEPLVSNKVDKPISQPIEVSLALDGIQVNNRQASQKYMAFKKDNEVMINTEIVKEFAEVSAVKEGKTAAFDIKFGSLIMRFVEKDRNYKLLPAGTKKELKAAAGIYTGSSEKSSFFVPASVLEQETGMKVKLEDDYLEVNTSRVYNFINDSSNITGKGVYDTFAVKKGAWIYYSNPNDDSKLYKMNISGNIKRKVKDIYNVGELNVSDGCIYFLAAGYKSNLYRVGRDDNGLDIVGEDFITYMRISDSWIYYVVNDNDKGEKYNLYKMKTDGSKRTFLLEVDDWNFNNLNVRDEWIYFQASDDGKRGIYKIKTDGSGKTLINEGEHYNINVIGKWIYFSDADDGGHIHKTLLDGSRDTTLNDDRSDELNIEGEWVFYRPSFIEETGVYKIRTDGSQKTRLSKDNPFSINIIDDWIYYRTCHTKNGYINGLYKMKKDGSQRVEIEVLNLQD is encoded by the coding sequence ATGAAAAAAAGATTTATTATAATTGCCATAGGACTATTGTTATTTAGTACAGGTTGCAGTACCACAAGTACAAAAAAAGATGACTCAGTACTCACACCTAAGCCTTCTATTTCAACTGGAGCAGATAAATTATCTACTCCATCACCCGAAGAAAATGGTCTTATTACTGCATCTCCAGAAATAATAAACAAAAAGTTTGACTATAAAGATGTATTCAAACTTATAAAACTTACGAAAAAAGAAGTTGAAGAAATCTTGGGAACAGGCTTTGAGGAGGTTGCTACTGGGCCAGAAGGTACTATGATGGGTTACAATTATGAAGATATTGGTATTAACCTGGCTTTTTATAGTTTTGGGGATGGTGAAGAAAGGGTAGAGTTTATATACCTATTTGGAGATGCAAATGTAAACGGCGCAAAAAGCGGAATGAATTTTTCGGAGATAAAAAGCAAGCTGGGTGATACTTCAGTAAAAAATACCTTTGTTGAAATACCTGAAAATAAAGCGTATGAGCTTGAATACGAGATTGATAACTGTATCCTTAGTTTTACGTCGTACCAGCCTGATGGAGAAAATTCTTCTATATCAATCAGGGAAAATTTAAATAGACATATGACACCTGAGCCTTTGGTGTCAAATAAAGTAGATAAGCCAATTTCACAGCCTATAGAGGTATCCTTGGCGCTAGATGGGATTCAGGTTAATAATAGACAGGCTTCTCAAAAATATATGGCATTTAAAAAAGACAATGAGGTGATGATAAATACCGAAATTGTTAAGGAGTTTGCCGAAGTTTCAGCTGTAAAAGAAGGAAAGACTGCTGCATTTGATATAAAATTCGGCAGCCTGATAATGAGGTTTGTAGAAAAGGATAGGAACTATAAGCTTTTGCCAGCAGGTACTAAAAAGGAACTAAAAGCTGCTGCAGGTATATATACAGGTAGCTCAGAGAAATCATCATTTTTTGTACCCGCTTCGGTTCTTGAGCAGGAAACCGGAATGAAAGTAAAACTGGAAGATGACTATCTTGAGGTTAATACATCCCGTGTTTATAATTTCATAAATGACAGCAGTAATATCACGGGTAAAGGGGTATACGATACCTTCGCCGTAAAAAAGGGTGCGTGGATTTATTACAGCAATCCAAATGATGATTCAAAACTATATAAAATGAACATAAGCGGAAATATTAAACGTAAAGTCAAGGATATTTACAATGTGGGTGAGCTTAATGTTTCGGATGGCTGTATATATTTTCTTGCAGCAGGGTATAAATCAAATCTTTACAGGGTTGGAAGGGATGATAATGGGCTTGATATTGTAGGAGAGGACTTTATTACATACATGAGAATTTCCGACAGTTGGATTTATTATGTTGTAAACGATAACGACAAGGGCGAAAAATATAATCTTTATAAGATGAAAACAGATGGCAGCAAACGTACTTTTCTATTAGAGGTAGATGATTGGAACTTTAATAACCTGAATGTCCGGGATGAATGGATATATTTCCAGGCAAGTGATGATGGCAAGAGGGGTATTTACAAAATAAAAACCGATGGTTCTGGCAAAACTCTTATAAATGAGGGAGAACATTACAATATCAATGTTATTGGTAAATGGATTTATTTTTCAGATGCTGATGATGGAGGTCATATCCATAAAACACTTCTTGACGGCAGCAGAGATACAACTCTTAACGATGATAGAAGTGATGAACTCAATATAGAAGGGGAATGGGTTTTTTATCGTCCATCATTTATAGAAGAAACAGGGGTATATAAAATCAGAACCGATGGAAGTCAAAAGACAAGGTTAAGTAAAGATAATCCATTCAGTATAAATATTATTGATGACTGGATATATTACCGAACCTGTCATACTAAAAATGGTTATATAAATGGATTATATAAAATGAAAAAAGATGGTTCACAAAGGGTAGAAATTGAAGTGCTAAACTTACAGGATTAG
- a CDS encoding sensor histidine kinase, giving the protein MRVVFQMIVCSIAMILALIMIFTVIINGKKTSLRTVWIVYIFGGFVWSSGEFMITLYYANYNWLSSHNLLFLITPINFYKILSMNTESSVWLLFSLIYSYKTLTSTEKKLYKYKWLIFVPGLITYLLLVKNEYHGLVYYWVNENGKWLAYFGLAACINTIINLVFHLIGAAILLRHVKNTYPFNRKQWLIILFSGLIPNLISTIYFLTPLYLKYNNFDIIPSTFFLNLLLYNLAIFKYKFLNITPVAFPKMADELKESILIIDADKIIVYFNRAFKENFSDKCKILLDDDVTCLTTYLRNNSDNANEVEKTILAIESLSHDKINGEIHLCTYKKHFTVNIQPLYVKKDFIGNIITFHDVSDYKKLLVEIENKNCDLQLANNRLRENASAVEKLAIVRERNRLAGDVHDSVGHTMTVLISLIGVCSIACEKDIETVKQKLNEMMDVAIKGHKELKESVQGIIPEDHVNYGIVQGVHSLIKDFEKTGVVVDFSVYGYESSQFIFHRSTIYRICQEALTNSLRHGKASYVGIILRFSEVLISLYIIDDGFGCKVIKKNTGLSNMEKRVSELGGRINFGSDGEKGFSICAEFPL; this is encoded by the coding sequence ATGAGAGTAGTTTTTCAAATGATAGTTTGCAGTATTGCGATGATCCTGGCTTTAATTATGATATTTACTGTAATAATTAATGGAAAAAAGACTTCGCTTCGTACTGTCTGGATTGTATATATATTTGGTGGTTTTGTCTGGTCCTCCGGTGAATTTATGATAACTTTGTACTACGCTAACTATAATTGGCTCAGTTCTCACAACCTACTTTTCCTTATAACTCCGATCAACTTTTATAAAATACTGTCTATGAATACCGAATCATCTGTTTGGCTTTTATTCAGTTTGATTTACTCATACAAAACTTTAACATCTACTGAAAAGAAACTTTATAAGTACAAGTGGTTGATTTTTGTTCCAGGCCTTATAACTTACCTATTGTTGGTAAAAAATGAATATCACGGGCTTGTTTACTATTGGGTAAATGAAAATGGAAAATGGCTTGCCTATTTTGGCTTGGCAGCATGCATCAATACAATAATAAATTTAGTTTTTCATCTTATAGGCGCAGCAATACTGTTAAGGCATGTAAAAAACACATATCCATTTAATAGAAAACAGTGGCTTATTATTCTTTTCTCAGGATTAATTCCTAATTTGATAAGCACTATATATTTTTTAACACCTCTGTACCTGAAATATAATAACTTTGATATCATTCCGTCAACATTTTTCTTAAATCTTTTGCTTTATAACCTTGCTATATTTAAATACAAATTTTTAAACATAACTCCTGTTGCATTTCCAAAAATGGCAGATGAACTAAAGGAATCCATTCTTATTATTGATGCAGATAAAATTATAGTTTACTTCAACCGTGCCTTCAAAGAAAACTTCTCGGATAAATGCAAAATCTTGCTTGATGATGACGTAACCTGCTTAACAACCTACTTAAGAAATAATTCAGATAATGCCAATGAAGTAGAAAAGACTATCCTTGCTATTGAGTCGCTCAGTCACGATAAGATAAATGGTGAAATACATTTGTGTACATATAAAAAGCATTTTACAGTTAATATTCAGCCTCTGTATGTAAAAAAGGATTTTATCGGTAATATCATAACTTTTCATGACGTTTCCGATTATAAAAAGCTTCTCGTTGAAATAGAAAACAAAAACTGCGATTTACAATTGGCAAATAATCGGCTTAGAGAGAATGCCAGTGCTGTTGAAAAACTTGCTATTGTCAGGGAAAGGAATAGATTAGCAGGCGATGTACATGATTCTGTAGGGCACACGATGACTGTGCTTATTTCACTCATAGGCGTATGTTCCATTGCTTGCGAAAAAGATATAGAAACAGTAAAACAAAAACTTAATGAAATGATGGATGTGGCTATAAAGGGACATAAAGAGCTCAAAGAGTCTGTTCAGGGCATAATACCGGAAGATCATGTAAATTACGGAATAGTACAAGGCGTACATTCTCTTATTAAAGATTTTGAAAAAACAGGGGTTGTTGTGGATTTCTCAGTATATGGTTATGAAAGCAGCCAGTTTATCTTTCATAGAAGCACTATCTATCGAATATGTCAGGAAGCCCTTACAAACTCATTGAGACACGGAAAAGCCTCCTATGTGGGCATAATACTCAGGTTCTCAGAAGTATTAATTTCACTGTATATTATTGATGACGGTTTTGGCTGCAAAGTTATAAAGAAAAATACAGGCCTTTCAAATATGGAAAAGAGAGTGTCCGAATTAGGTGGTAGAATCAACTTTGGTTCAGATGGCGAGAAGGGATTTAGTATTTGCGCAGAATTTCCATTATAA
- a CDS encoding acyltransferase family protein codes for MENAKRIDFLDNLRAFIIFLVLVLHAGLPFTTPPFNGWIHDVQAKSPLIGFWVIFLEGPFLMSTMFFLAGYFVLPSLAKKGTSKFLKDKLTMLGIPFLFGVIITSPILASISVLSDGNNYNFFLLCLGFFNPKYFAHYHFWFLGVLIYFILITVLVLNIFKKKISLLPTKSTKPTPIFFVLFILGCIIAHFSIGVLTGNFYGWFTSYPVVFQKTSLPLYIAYYTLGIYAYKRNWFKDGYKPKVLPWTIIYVTSILAYCYTYFIMFMFNPATVPQKLIVSIVYNIAMFSLIQMLLGIFQKFFNGGGAFTKALTQSSFSTYVFHMFPMFLVFYFVRYLPVAFELRLFLDVVLGVSLSWILGFIMRKAPLLRKVL; via the coding sequence ATGGAAAACGCAAAAAGAATTGATTTTCTCGACAATCTCAGGGCATTTATTATTTTTCTAGTGTTAGTGCTTCATGCAGGATTGCCGTTTACTACGCCACCGTTTAACGGATGGATTCATGATGTGCAGGCTAAATCACCTTTAATCGGATTTTGGGTAATATTTCTTGAAGGACCTTTTCTAATGTCTACAATGTTTTTTTTAGCCGGTTATTTTGTACTGCCTTCCTTAGCTAAAAAAGGCACTAGTAAGTTTTTGAAAGATAAGTTAACCATGCTTGGTATACCATTCTTATTTGGTGTGATTATAACATCTCCTATATTGGCAAGTATCTCGGTTTTAAGTGATGGAAACAACTACAACTTTTTTTTACTATGCTTAGGCTTTTTCAATCCCAAGTATTTTGCACATTACCATTTTTGGTTTCTTGGAGTACTGATTTATTTCATTTTGATTACAGTGCTGGTTCTAAATATATTTAAGAAGAAGATATCACTTTTACCTACAAAATCAACTAAACCCACGCCTATATTTTTTGTACTGTTTATTTTGGGATGTATAATAGCTCATTTTTCTATCGGTGTATTAACCGGAAACTTTTACGGATGGTTTACGTCCTATCCTGTAGTTTTTCAAAAGACATCACTGCCATTATATATAGCCTATTATACACTTGGAATATATGCCTACAAAAGAAATTGGTTTAAGGACGGATATAAACCTAAAGTTTTGCCATGGACAATAATTTATGTTACTTCAATACTTGCTTACTGTTATACTTATTTTATCATGTTCATGTTTAACCCTGCTACAGTGCCACAAAAACTAATTGTATCTATTGTTTACAATATTGCAATGTTCTCATTAATCCAAATGCTGCTTGGAATATTTCAGAAGTTCTTTAACGGCGGAGGTGCCTTTACGAAGGCCTTAACTCAGAGCAGCTTTAGCACTTATGTATTTCACATGTTCCCGATGTTTTTAGTATTTTACTTTGTCAGATACCTTCCTGTTGCGTTTGAATTAAGACTGTTTTTGGATGTGGTTCTAGGTGTCTCGTTAAGCTGGATTCTTGGTTTTATAATGAGGAAGGCGCCATTGCTGAGAAAAGTTTTGTAG
- a CDS encoding response regulator transcription factor, which produces MIKVVIAEDMDILRESLKYMIESDSEMQVVGLAHDGKEAYELCREHKADIVLMDLRMPGCDGLEGTRLIKASFPDKKVLILTTFEDEESISSAIQCGADGYITKDILPKQLQQSIKSVMMGLGIVKRNIMNSVVRNVNSTHQSDVSISALNLTDKEKTLIRLVVEGKSYKEMGKEICLSEGYVRNMVSELLIKLKMKDRIQLAVFAVKNKIIS; this is translated from the coding sequence ATGATAAAAGTTGTAATTGCGGAAGATATGGATATCTTGAGAGAAAGTTTAAAATACATGATTGAAAGCGATAGCGAAATGCAAGTTGTAGGACTTGCACATGATGGCAAAGAAGCATACGAGCTTTGCAGAGAACATAAGGCAGATATTGTCTTAATGGACCTTAGGATGCCAGGTTGCGATGGTCTTGAAGGTACACGACTTATAAAAGCTTCTTTTCCTGACAAAAAAGTACTTATACTTACTACCTTTGAAGATGAAGAAAGTATCTCTAGTGCTATACAATGTGGCGCCGATGGCTATATAACAAAAGACATTCTCCCTAAGCAGCTTCAACAGTCTATTAAGAGCGTTATGATGGGATTAGGTATTGTAAAGAGGAATATAATGAATTCAGTTGTTAGGAATGTTAATTCCACGCATCAAAGCGATGTTAGCATTAGTGCTCTAAATCTTACAGACAAGGAAAAGACACTAATTCGTCTTGTGGTTGAAGGAAAAAGCTATAAAGAAATGGGAAAAGAAATTTGTCTTTCTGAAGGTTATGTAAGAAACATGGTATCAGAGTTACTCATAAAACTTAAGATGAAAGATAGAATTCAGCTTGCAGTATTTGCTGTAAAAAACAAAATTATTTCATAA
- a CDS encoding pentapeptide repeat-containing protein has product MERIDDKELKRSIDVHILCSNTSGKAGVRLYLCNKDLSGLDLSGLDLDGAAMEEVNFASSKFVNTMLNDAHLVFSIFNNADLTGVKLSKANMNKTLCISGIFTNCKAIRATFYEANLKGSDFTNAELLGTSFSKANLDGCNFSNANLRATIFNEARLYNANFKGATGLEEIYDNQTIDIGPEGSQIIL; this is encoded by the coding sequence ATGGAAAGAATAGATGATAAGGAACTTAAAAGATCAATTGATGTTCATATACTTTGTTCAAATACATCTGGTAAAGCTGGGGTAAGGTTATATTTATGTAACAAAGATTTATCTGGTTTGGATTTATCAGGTTTGGATTTAGATGGAGCAGCAATGGAAGAAGTGAATTTTGCGAGTTCTAAATTTGTTAATACCATGTTAAATGATGCACATTTAGTTTTCTCTATATTTAATAATGCCGATTTAACTGGTGTTAAGTTAAGCAAAGCAAATATGAATAAAACATTATGCATAAGTGGAATCTTTACTAATTGCAAAGCTATAAGGGCTACGTTCTATGAAGCAAATTTGAAAGGTTCTGACTTTACAAATGCCGAGTTATTGGGGACTAGTTTTAGTAAAGCAAATTTAGATGGCTGTAATTTCAGTAATGCAAACTTAAGAGCGACGATTTTTAACGAAGCAAGGCTATATAATGCAAATTTTAAGGGAGCGACTGGATTAGAGGAAATTTATGACAACCAAACTATAGATATTGGTCCTGAAGGTTCACAAATTATACTTTAA